In the genome of Candidatus Delongbacteria bacterium, the window CAAGGAAGAATTTAATGGCAGAAAAAATCATTTGATTAAAACATACAAAACCGTTGACAATTTTGATTTAGAAATACATTTGTTTTTACCTGAGAATGTTAATCTTCAGAAAAAAAGTCCTGTAATTGTGTACTTTAGCGGTGGTAGTTGGACTGAAGGTAAACCTGACTGGAATTTTTATTCCTGTCAAAGTTACGCTAAAAAAGGTTGGGTTGGAGTAACCGTGGAGTATAGACTGGCAGACAGACACGGTACACTTCCTTTCGAGGCAGTGATGGACGCAAAATCTGCAATACGATGGCTAAGAGAGAATGCCAATGAATATAATATTGACCCTGAAAGAATTATTGCATCTGGGAATAGTGCTGGTGGACATTTAGTACTTGCAACAGCGTTAGTTGAAAACTGGAATGAGAAAACTGACAATTTGAATTTTAGCTGTGTTCCTAATGTTCTACTGGTTAATTCAGGAGTTTACGATTTAACAGAAGAGAATTCTTGGATTCGTGCAGGTTTGAAAAGCAGAAATCAGGATGAAAATATAGTAATTGAAATTTCACCAAACAGTTTAGCCCCAAGAAAACTACCACCAACACTGATAATCCACGGCATGAATGATAGGAATGTAGCTTATTCTACAGCAGAAGAATTTGTAAAAAAAATGAATATTAGTGGGAATAAAATAGTATTTAAACCATTAGAAAATGCAGGACATTTTATTTGGTGGGGTCAATATGGTAAACAAGTTGCCGAAATCAGAGAAAACTATTTGAAAGAAATCGGATATGAATAAAATACGGTTGGTAACAAGTGGTTAAAAATATTGGGGTTGATTCTGGAAATGCGAAGACTTCGCTCGCTGCGAACTCATCACGGGTGATGACTTCACCGCTCCGAACTCCCCAACATTTCCAACCACCAACCGTTAGCCGCAACCCGATAAGACCGCAGATTATATGCATAAACATGATTTAAATAGAGTCGAATATTACTCAAAAGAAGATATGGCAGGTGGATATCACTTGTCAAAAGGTGAACATATTTTGAGAAACGAGACCAAGTCAATTTTTGAAGATATTAATGATGTACTAGAACTTTACAACATTAAGAAATACCTTGATAATGAATTGTATTTAAAAAATTGGTCTCAAGAAGACATTAATGATTTCAAACAAAAAGCAATCGAATATGGAAAGATTGTTGGTCAATTCATGGCAAAGATAAATGATAGTAATATTATTCTTTATTTTGAACAGCTTTTACACGGATATCTCAATTCATTTTGGGAACTATTAAATAATCAAAAAATATTCAAGCACATATCTGCAGAGAACTTCAAATTAATATTAAAAGATAGTCCACACGAGATAAGGAGTATATTATCGTATAAAGGTTTGGTTAATCGTTATAATACTGAACTTAGAGAATTTTTGCTTACGTATGATTATAGTGCTGAAATACTTCTTTCAATTTATGAAGAGAAAGATGACTTAAATAGAAAAAAAGAACGCCATTTACCTCAGAGTTTAACGATAAAAGAAAAAGAAGAAATTGTTTCAAATTATATTGACAAAAAAGATTGCAACTTAAATTTTTTACGATTAATAAGAAACGCAAGAAACAAAGACAACTTCAAAATATCTGATAAAACTCGATTAAAAGCAAAAAGAAAAGAAAAAATAGAAACAGATAAAATATTTGAAGAAAATAAGAATGTATCTATCCAGAAACATGGTGTTTCAGTAAGTTTTTCTAAGAACCAAGAAAAAATCAAAATAGGTCATCTAGATGGTTTAGTAGCAAATTATTCATACAGTCTAGATTACATTAAAAAAAATAATGACAGTCATACTTTATTTCTGAATTTTATAATTCTTTTTGAATTTCTAGACCATCAGTTTCGGATTGATTTAGTGCATAAAGAAAATCAGATGGGTGTTATGGAAAGGGTTATGGGAATTCGCTCAGAAAATGAGTATAAACGGAGTATTGCTTTTAATATAAGTGAAATGACTTCTCATGCTCAGATTATTGCTTATAGTTCAATAATTAACGGCATAGAATTATCACTAGAGAAGATTTTACAGGAAGTATATACGTCAATATTTCATAATGAATATGGATTTGCAAATAATGCAAGACTTTTAATGCCTTCTGCAAATGTTTCTAGCTTTGAAAAGGTTCGGATTTTAGCTCCCGAATTTGAATCCGTTCT includes:
- a CDS encoding alpha/beta hydrolase, which produces KEEFNGRKNHLIKTYKTVDNFDLEIHLFLPENVNLQKKSPVIVYFSGGSWTEGKPDWNFYSCQSYAKKGWVGVTVEYRLADRHGTLPFEAVMDAKSAIRWLRENANEYNIDPERIIASGNSAGGHLVLATALVENWNEKTDNLNFSCVPNVLLVNSGVYDLTEENSWIRAGLKSRNQDENIVIEISPNSLAPRKLPPTLIIHGMNDRNVAYSTAEEFVKKMNISGNKIVFKPLENAGHFIWWGQYGKQVAEIRENYLKEIGYE